From one Triticum aestivum cultivar Chinese Spring chromosome 4B, IWGSC CS RefSeq v2.1, whole genome shotgun sequence genomic stretch:
- the LOC123089734 gene encoding protein ETHYLENE-INSENSITIVE 2-like, with amino-acid sequence MILGIAVGYNLVFDQDDFITAIIFACLVINVLPYIFSPRDKRMAGTLNACIAGFTILCFVLGLLISQPEIPLHVNVMFPKLSGESAYSLMALMGTNIVSHNFYVHSSIVQVQRSHVHSLGALFHDHLFSILFTFTGVFLVNYVLLSSAAAESSHNVILTFHDAVELMNEIFTSSIAPLVFLAVLLFSSHIITLTSVITSHVVTKHFFGTNLSLFAHHVLLKILATIPAIYCARLEGSEGVYQLIILCPVIQAFTLPSSVIPIFRIASSMSIMGNYKISLYVETLAFIAFCLTLFVNIIFAAEIMFGESASTNNLKGNTETPVVIPHSVLMLMSCASIAFALFLVVTPLNSSSRETETHDLCVDS; translated from the exons ATG ATTTTGGGCATAGCAGTTGGATACAATCTTGTATTTGATCAGGATGATTTTATCACAGCCATTATTTTTGCATGTCTTGTAATTAATGTGCTGCCATATATTTTCTCCCCTAGG GACAAGAGGATGGCTGGAACGTTAAATGCATGCATAGCTGGCTTTACGATTCTTTGTTTTGTGCTTGGTTTATTAATCAGTCAACCAGAGATTCCCCTCCATGTGAATGTGATGTTCCCTAAGTTGAGTGGTGAAAGTGCTTACTCATTGATGGCACTTATGGGTACAAACATAGTGTCCCACAATTTTTATGTACATTCGTCCATTGTTCAG GTTCAGAGgtctcatgttcatagcctcggtGCCCTGTTTCATGACCACCTTTTTTCTATATTATTTACTTTTACTGGGGTCTTTCTTGTGAACTATGTTCTGTTGAGCTCAGCAGCGGCGGAATCTAGTCACAATGTGATCCTCACATTTCATGATGCTGTAGAGCTAATGAACGAG ATATTTACGAGTTCCATTGCACCACTTGTGTTCTTAGCAGTTCTTCTCTTTTCGAGCCACATCATCACATTGACATCTGTTATAACTAGCCATGTAGTCACTAAGCATTTCTTTGGCACAAACTTGTCCCTATTTGCGCATCATGTGCTACTTAAGATTCTTGCCACGATTCCTGCCATCTATTGTGCAAGATTAGAAGGCTCTGAAGGGGTATATCAGTTAATCATTCTTTGTCCAGTAATCCAGGCATTTACCCTTCCTTCATCGGTCATTCCTATTTTCCGCATTGCCTCATCAATGTCAATAATGGGCAACTACAAGATATCTCTATATGTTGAAACATTAGCCTTTATTGCATTCTGTCTTACGTTATTTGTAAATATCATCTTCGCGGCGGAAATCATGTTTGGTGAGAGCGCCTCGACAAACAACCTGAAAGGGAACACTGAAACCCCAGTGGTAATACCACATAGTGTACTGATGCTCATGTCTTGTGCATCTATTGCTTTTGCA